Sequence from the Syntrophorhabdaceae bacterium genome:
GAGGAGTATGCCGGCAATAATGCCCGATCGGGCATACGGGATCACGATGTTCCTCATGACTTCGAAACGCGTGGCTCCCAGGGAATATGCCGCTTCTTTGAGATCTGAAGGCACGAGCGATATGACTTCTCTTCCGAGCGACGCGCTAAACGGTATAATCATGATGGCGAGGATCAATGAAGAGGTAAGAATGCCTACGCCATGCGGAATAACGCCGATTTTCAGTTCGAGTGACCTCACGATAGGCACAAGAAGGAAGACGCCCCATAGGCCGTAAATGACTGAAGGTATACCGGCAAGCACCTCGACAGCGCTGCGCAGAAAGTTGGAAATGGCACCTTGCCTGAAATATTCTCCGAGAAACATGGATATGGCTATGGAAAAAGGAATCGCCACAAAAATGGCGATGAATGAGGTGAGGAGCGTACCCACGAGAAACGGCAGGGCACCGAAGGAGCCTGCCATCGCATTCCAGGATCTACTGACAAAGAAGGCAACGCCGA
This genomic interval carries:
- the pstC gene encoding phosphate ABC transporter permease subunit PstC — its product is MNMDENKRTASTDKSEKRFSVILTASGVLVLTLLSASLITLFIKAMPAIEKFGVAFFVSRSWNAMAGSFGALPFLVGTLLTSFIAIFVAIPFSIAISMFLGEYFRQGAISNFLRSAVEVLAGIPSVIYGLWGVFLLVPIVRSLELKIGVIPHGVGILTSSLILAIMIIPFSASLGREVISLVPSDLKEAAYSLGATRFEVMRNIVIPYARSGIIAGILLAFGRAIGETMAVTMLIGNSSFLPKSIFSPANTMASVIANQFSEATGIVASSLIY